From one Streptomyces sp. N50 genomic stretch:
- a CDS encoding DUF397 domain-containing protein, translating to MSIALWRASSYSNSSGGECVEVRDDLPGVVPVRDSKVPDGSALLIPAGAWTPFVDWTRTA from the coding sequence TTGAGCATCGCCCTCTGGCGCGCGAGCAGCTACAGCAACAGCAGCGGGGGCGAATGCGTCGAGGTCCGCGATGATCTCCCCGGTGTCGTCCCCGTCCGGGACTCCAAGGTCCCGGACGGGTCGGCGCTCCTCATCCCCGCCGGCGCCTGGACGCCCTTCGTGGACTGGACCCGCACTGCCTAG
- a CDS encoding DUF397 domain-containing protein — MASAGPDLSIALWRKSSYSNGTGGDCVEVRDDLPGLVPVRDSKVPHCPALFIPAPAWVSFVDWAGTA; from the coding sequence ATGGCAAGCGCAGGGCCTGATTTGAGCATCGCCCTCTGGCGCAAGAGCAGCTACAGCAACGGCACCGGTGGTGACTGCGTCGAGGTCCGCGACGATCTCCCCGGCCTCGTCCCCGTGCGGGATTCCAAGGTCCCGCACTGTCCGGCGCTGTTCATCCCCGCTCCGGCGTGGGTGTCCTTCGTCGACTGGGCCGGTACTGCCTAG
- a CDS encoding DUF397 domain-containing protein, with product MASTGPDLSTAAWRRSSYSNSSGGDCVEVRDDLPGVVPVRDSKAPDGPALLIPAPAWAPFVDWAGTV from the coding sequence ATGGCAAGCACAGGGCCTGACTTGAGCACCGCCGCCTGGCGTAGGAGCAGTTACAGCAACAGCAGCGGCGGTGACTGCGTCGAGGTCCGCGACGATCTCCCCGGTGTGGTCCCCGTCCGGGACTCCAAGGCCCCGGACGGACCGGCGCTCCTCATCCCCGCTCCCGCGTGGGCGCCCTTCGTCGACTGGGCCGGGACTGTCTAG